From the Lathyrus oleraceus cultivar Zhongwan6 chromosome 4, CAAS_Psat_ZW6_1.0, whole genome shotgun sequence genome, one window contains:
- the LOC127137036 gene encoding B3 domain-containing protein At2g24670-like has product MSMETEAQCMMEKKALAIEKINAYMQKLNSLEKKFDPLSHFTLHCVLSQISPQFYTKDELTQIEKINQTSCQQRKVKKVQVNSKKRYRPDNEDIISDGERIVKSKPAIRRKPIIRKEKTPLSPPPELPNHVNNMISVLNGNDIKYIMCKTLFMSDLSYNNNRLSMPITQIRSDFLTEIEKTILETRDQEGKPVGLKVIVLDPYFNEFPLSLKKWNMSTTSVYNLVQDWSPVLLENNFKENQKLDIWSFRVNDNLYFLLDTKMQEIEKSGEKSKNSIDIKNERSKKSKDENCELQPERV; this is encoded by the coding sequence aTGTCTATGGAGACGGAAGCTCAATGCATGATGGAAAAGAAAGCTTTGGCTATTGAGAAGATCAATGCATATATGCAAAAACTGAATTCTTTAGAAAAGAAATTCGATCCATTGTCTCATTTTACTTTGCATTGTGTGTTATCTCAAATTTCTCCACAATTTTATACCAAAGATGAGTTAACACAAATAGAGAAAATCAATCAAACCTCATGTCAACAAAGGAAAGTGAAAAAAGTACAAGTTAATAGCAAAAAAAGGTATCGTCCAGACAATGAAGATATCATCTCTGATGGGGAAAGAATAGTGAAATCAAAGCCCGCAATTAGGAGGAAACCAATCATTCGTAAGGAAAAAACTCCTCTATCACCACCACCAGAATTGCCTAATCATGTTAATAACATGATCTCAGTGTTGAATGGTAATGATATTAAATATATCATGTGTAAGACATTGTTTATGTCTGATCTCAGCTATAACAACAATCGTCTTTCAATGCCAATTACACAAATTAGATCTGATTTTCTCACAGAAATAGAAAAGACAATCTTAGAAACAAGGGATCAAGAAGGAAAGCCGGTCGGTTTAAAAGTGATTGTGTTAGATCCTTATTTTAACGAATTCCCATTATCTTTGAAGAAGTGGAATATGAGCACTACTAGTGTTTACAATCTTGTTCAGGATTGGTCACCTGTATTATTGGAGAATAATTTTAAAGAGAATCAAAAACTTGATATTTGGTCATTTAGGGTCAACGATAACTTGTACTTTTTACTCGACACTAAGATGCAAGAAATTGAAAAAAGTGGAGAAAAGTCGAAGAATTCAATTGATATCAAAAATGAAAGATCGAAGAAATCAAAGGACGAGAATTGTGAACTTCAACCAGAAAGAGTTTGA